Proteins from a single region of Neomonachus schauinslandi chromosome 10, ASM220157v2, whole genome shotgun sequence:
- the TEX37 gene encoding testis-expressed sequence 37 protein, with translation MAGVVYPRQAPVDLDTYKSSYMVDYQHYGKHEYSRVTPQEQAKLDAQLRDKEFYRVVPSSKPRLEDGYPAFRKPHMTAKDLGQPGFFPPQDQDRVAAAEDEGRFTSICPSVYPVSHGLYLAQGVPNWVRQSAGSPCLLEPELQPAPEEGKGYFLLPGCLCPYHHEVKFPILNRWGPLMPFYQ, from the exons GCCCCTGTGGATTTAGACACATACAAAAGCTCCTACATGGTTGACTATCAACACTACGGGAAGCACGAATACTCCAGAGTCACACCACAAGAG CAAGCGAAGCTGGATGCCCAACTTCGGGACAAAGAATTTTATAGGGTCGTCCCCAGCTCCAAGCCCAGGCTAGAGGATGGATACCCCGCCTTCAGAAAACCCCACATGACCGCCAAAGACCTGGGACAGCCCGGCTTCTTCCCCCCGCAGGATCAGGACCGTGTGGCCGCAGCGGAGGACGAGGGCAGGTTCACCAGTATATGCCCTTCCGTGTACCCCGTTTCCCACGGCCTGTACCTGGCCCAGGGTGTCCCCAACTGGGTCCGCCAGAGCGCCGGCTCTCCGTGCCTCCTGGAGCCCGAGCTCCAGCCTGCGCCCGAGGAGGGCAAGGGCTACTTTCTGCTGCCTGGCTGCCTCTGTCCGTATCACCATGAAGTCAAGTTCCCCATCTTGAACCGATGGGGGCCCTTGATGCCATTTTACCAGTAG